The DNA sequence atGAGTCATCACGCTATCAACTAATTCTCATTTAGGAATTCGATTAATAAAGTAACGTACAATTAAGGGTCTTTTAATATAGGTTTTATCTTTCAACTGTTTAAACAGTAACCTTGCATTTAAACACGCAAATTTCATTCGATAGCTCTAAATTATTAACTGTTATcactaaatatattatttcgtAGCATTTATAATAACTTGTCATTGCTTATATGAAAAACCTCTCATACCATAACcgaaaaattatttttatgtttcgCATCTATGTATATTATATGCTTGAAACTGAACAATAGATATATTGTTAAACATACCTGGATTCTTGACCACCGTCAATCCATTCTTGGAAATGGTTATTCCATTCTTGTCAAATTTGATTGACATTCCAGCCTCCTGTAGGCGCTTCACCGACATCAGGTTTCCAGCAGCCTGCTCGGAAAACAGCACATCCTCCAGCGTTATTTCGTGGTCATTACGCAAGCGCACAATGCCACGCTTAGAAGCGTAAATATATTCGCCTTGCTTGGCGACAGCGATCTTAAGCGACGGCACCAATTCAATGCTATCGATGTACAGCGACTCATCATTTATCAGATGATCCCTTGCATCAAGTATAAATCCACATTTACCTACCGGAAGGTTTTCTTGCGATTTTACCATAAATTCAATGCCTTGTGATGTTGCGGTTTTAGCTTGTTTatcatcatttttattttctttatttctttcattttgaattcttttatAGTGGTAGCAATCCTTTTTAATGTGTCCCTCTTTGTCACAGTGGTGACATCTAACCCTATTCTTGAAATTCCCCTTAAATGTCTTCTTATGTTTAGTTATACGATTTTTAGATGAATTGTCTTTATTGCTGTAGTCATTATTTTGTGTACTTAATACTTTCATGCTAGTGTCATTATGTtcattgttaattttaatttcctgATCTAGCAATCTATTCTTAACAAACGCTAATGTTAAATTATCCCCCGATAATGTCTCTATGGCTGTAATAACACCATCGTAAGCAGAAGGCAaagtcaacaacaaatgaGAGACTTTATCCATCTCTTCTATTTTTGCACCTGCGGCCAACAACTCACTTATTAATTCATCAAAAATAGTAAAGTGGGACAATAAAGACATTTCACTCGATAGCTTAAGAGAAAGCAAACGTTTTCGAACTGCCAACTGCGACGCCAGACGTTTTCGCTCATATATTCCCAAGAATTTTGCGCGCAGTTATATCGCTTGCAGCAAAGTTCAAAAAAGAATCACTAAGGTACTCTATTAAAGTACTTTTTGCACAACGCTCTGCTTCCTTCCATTGTTCATCCACTTGGGCAGGTATGTCTTCGTCAATGACCCTAAGTACGTTTAGTTCAGTTAATAAAGCCCTAATTCTAAATTTCCAAATTGAGTACTTCTCGCCATTGAATGGCTGTATATTACGTTTTGCCCTATCCATTTTGCTGTGCATATATATGCAGTTGTACAAGTATGGGTATACACACGCGGAACTcaacttattttaatttcacaagAAATCTCAATTTCATAAGAAATGGCAATTTCGCAAGAATTCGCAATTTCACAATAACTAGAAATTTCACCagaattataaattttcaagaaattaaaataggacttttttttatataaattgattcgcaaattaattgtttataagGCATGGACTGGTCCCATAAACTGTTGTAATACTTGATTTATAATTCCAATAATTACACAAaagaatttatgttttaagtttctttttattgtacCGCCACACCAGCACCACAAAACTTTTCTCTTTGACGattgaacaaaaaaagggAAGAGGATCGGTCACTGTGACCGAAGGCTACGTATTCAATAAGCCTtaaaagtatatgtatatactaagATGGTATTTCTGAATAGGAATAGGGGTATTCCAACATGCAccaatattgttttaaataagaCACTCGAATTTCgaattcaattgtttattgagatggtacatatgtacatacgtatatgTAACCACCTTAGATTGTTTGGCTGTGACTGAGTAAGTACcaagcttcgccaccgacacgattACAAGCAACTACAATTTAAGAGTAAAAAcaattagccgatcgaactgcaagcgatcgctaacagagagcatgcagcgctgccggcagatgcagcgctgctggcagacgctgttacagcattgcattaacatgcgctgtctgctgctcccgacatatggaattatttaaaattcacgTTCGAATCTAGCTTTATTCCTTttagtaatttattattgtaacgAACCGTCACAACGCCGAAGTAGCTAGCGCTGTCCAGGGAtcgaaataagaaatttatgtttgctgaaACCCTACAAGTCGAGTATCTCAAGGTGTGAGACGATCTTCGTAGGCAAATGGAGATCAGGATGTACAGAAAAGACAggagttttcaatttgtaacgttgtttatttttatttgttatttctctGGCAACAGATTTGTCAACAATGATGTGAATATTTCTGCTTCTGGGGTTGTTCTCGGGTCCAACGTCGATAGGGTTGTTACACGGGGGAAGTTATCACGGAAGTCAGTGTGAAGCACACCGACTATGCAGCACTGTACACACATTtcggcgtcgactgtagtggTTGTAGTCACCCTACTACAGCTAAAACGGGAAGAGTTGTGGCTCGTGCGAAGAATGTGGAAAACGGGGCACGCGGCGTGGGTGAActggttgtgagtgtgtgatcACACTGGTCCAATTACACTGTTCACGCTATTccggcgtcgactgtagtagtttgtagtcacactactacagctaacggGAAGAAACGGGGGTTCGGACGAATAGTATGAATCGTAGCACGCGGCGTGGGTGAAAgggttgtgagtgtgtaatcacactggccCAATTACACTGTACACGCTGTTccggcgtcgactgtagtagtttgtagtcacactatTACGGCTAGCGGGAGTTAGGTATACCTCAAGGAGAATCGTAACCGGGATGTACGGTGTAGGTGAGGCGAGTATtggtgtgtaatcacactgacACGGCCGCACTATACACACTATTACAGTGTCGACTGTATTACTGTTACCGCGAACGGGCACTTTGCTTTACACAAGCACTACGGGAAAAGACGAGGCACACAGTATGAGTGAGACAAATGCTGGCGTGTGATCACACTGGCACAGTCACACTGTACACACTTTTtcagcgtcgactgtagtaaTCTGTAATCACACTACTACGGTGAACGGGGAAAAATATGTGCGTTGTGTGAAAAGGTAAACAACGACGAGCGAAAGACGCggcgaaaagaaaacaatgtcTAGCGTATATCGTTAGTGTGGTTATGTTAGTGCGTTGTCGCACTCGAAGGAGTTTAATACAATGACTACACTAATGGCTATGCGTAATCGCATGTGTTGAACGGGGAGCAAAAGGGAATAATGAAAGTGTAAATGGGTATCAAGCATTCAGCTTGAACGTACCTTTAAATTCTTCGTGTGTTGCGTGATGGAACTGTTCGATGAATACTTGGCACGTGTTTCTAGACTTTTTCTTTATCACTCGCGGGTAAAAGTGTTACGCACTGGCAAGTTCTTATCAGAGTGAGAGAGCCGCTCCTCCTACTCTCGCCTTTTATCTAGGTCAAGGTCTTGGCTCTGCCAACTCGCTTTTAGTTTCTTTTCCTAAATTTGCGTatgcgctgttaactcgcttTGCGTTGCACTTGTGCTGTTAACTTGCTTGACTCATTTTTGCGCTGCGCACGCGCTGTCAACTTGCTTGGCTCATATTTGCGTTGCGCATGCTCTGTGAACTCTCTTTGCGTTGCACTTGCGCTGTTAACTCGGCACAGCTGGTGAGTGACCATGTATAAGAGAAAAACTCTGGTATATACGTTTTCggactattatttatttttgtgacgTAGCATGGAGCGTCACACTCACCCCGCCGGGCGAATAAAAATCCGGATACGTCCGGTTTTAGTTCGGTTCACCTGGTAGGTGATGTCCAAATACGTATGAGTGAACCTTGTCCTGGTCCCTCGTCCCTCGCTGCCGCGGACCTCCTCAACTAGGCCCCGGGGTAATTTACGTAGGGGCGTTTCCACCTTCCACTCGGCAGGAGCTTCCACCACCTCGCTTTCATGGGCTACTTCGGTCATCAGGggtttctcctcctcctccaacGGCACCAAGTCCTGCCCCAAGACCTCCAGTAGATCGGCGAGAGGGTCGGACTCCTCGTTTGCTGGGGATGTCCTCGCGTACTGCCGGCGGAACCGAGGCCCGTCCGGCTCGTCGTCCGACGACGCGGACTCCCAGCGTGGGCCTTCTTGCGGTGGGTCGTAGGAAGACATAGGGAGGGGGAACCCGTCGGGGTCGGACATATCCATTTCCTCCAGTCGGCGTAGAACGGGCGTCATAGGACGTCGAAAGGCTGGTGGAAAGTAGGGTGGTGGCACCGGGCGGTCAGCGATCGCTGGCTCCCGATAGTTCCAGTGCTCCGGCAGCTCAAAATAGGAGGTGGGGGGTTTCCCCTGGAGGGAGGAAAATATCCACCACCGCCCGGTCAATACGAGTTACCCGCATTACCCATGGGCGGATGGCCGGCTCGTAGGTTACCGTACGGTCTACCTCCTCGATGAAAAACGGTTCGTCCGCGTCGATATCCTCAGTGGGAGGAGGCTGGTATTGTTGCACCTCCGTCTCGGTCGGCGACGGGGGTCGAGCATACAGCCCATGCCCTAGTCGCGGGTCGCGTCGTTGCCCAGGCCTGGGTGACCAGGCGCCTGGTGGGAGTCGAAAATAGGGCTCTTCCGCCTCCCTGCTCTCTTCCTGTTTGGACTCATCGTCCTCTCCGTATGGCCTCTCCTCCGATTCACCCTTGCTGGTGGGGTTGTATCCGGCTGGTAGGCCAGCCAAGTAGAAAGGGTCATCCTTGTCCCACGGGGTGTAATATGGTTCCCCCCCCTTTCAGGCGACCTACGGGGTGCATCCTCAGGGCACGGAGAGTAGCGCTGCTCCGCACGATTCGGCGTCATAGAGGGTGCATCGGCAGCGTAGTCGCGTGGCGGAGAAGAAAAGGTGAGATCGATAGGTTCCATGTACTGTAATGATCAAGAAAAGTAGTGAGATTATTAGTAGGGCGACTGAGGAAATTGTGGTCGGAGGGATAGGATCAGGGTTTGATCGCGGTTCCCGACGTATCGCTCTCGAAGTCTTCGGCCTCGGAGTCAGGCCTCTGCTCCTGGAACTCCCGGAGATCGGCAATGTTAGCCACTCTTTTTTGGTTGGTCGTGGTGTAAGCGGACGATGTTTGCTGCAATGAACTTCTTTACTATGAACGAGCCATCAAATTTCGGAGCTAGTTTTGCAGCAAAACCGTCGGCAGCGTTGGAGAGGTGGTGTTGCCGCAAAAGCACTTTTCCGCCCAAAGTAGGTCGCCATTGCCTCCGGCGTAGGTTGTAATGTCGACTCTGGTCATGGCTCGCTTGATTCAGGTTTCCGCGTACGATTGTAAAGATCTCCTGCAGTCTTTTTGCCTTATTGCCGGGGTCTTCTAGTTCGCCGGGGGGCCACTGGTGTCACCTCGTCATATAATCCTCCGGGAAGTCGTGGCTCCCTACCCTGTACTAGGAAAGCTGGACTGTAGCCGGTGGACTCGGAGACGCTGGAATTGATAGCTAGTGTGATCTCTGGAAGTAACTCATCCCATTGGTTCTGCTGTCCGTCGATTAGTTGCGAGATCATGGTCTTAATCGCCCGGTTGGCTCGTTCCGTTGGATTTTCATGTGGCGAATAAGGAGCAGTGTGTTGTAGGTCGACCCCGGCGATTTTTAGAAATGCCTTGAAAGACCGGCTAGTGAATTGCGTCCCATTGTCGCACACGAAACGTCGCGGAACCCCGAAATGAGCGAGGATTCGCTCTCGGAACGCACGCTGAAGGCTCGCAGTAGTGGCACGTCGTAGTGGCACTAGTTCTACCCTTTTGGAAAACAAGTCAAAGAAAACGAGGAGCAAAGTGTTACCTTGCTTAGAACGAGGAAGTGGGCCGACGAAATCAGCTCCAATGACGGCGAAGGGTTCTTCTGCGGGCCGGGTATGCATGGGTCCGGCAGGCTTCTGCTTTGATGTCTTAAATTTTTGACAGCTCAGGCATTGCCGAACGTGCTTCTTGACGTCCCGATGCATACCTGGCCAGTAGTACCGCTGACTGATTCGAAGAATAGTCTTACGTACTCCTAGGTGGCCGGCAGCTGGTTGGTCATGACACTCGTGAAGAACGCGAGGTCGCATGGCCCGGGGTACGCACAACTTCCAAGCCACGTCGTCGAAGTCATCGGACCGATGCACGATGTGCCGGAACAGTTGTCCGTCCATGATGGTATAATCCGGGAAGCGTTGTGGTTCCTCACTCACCTGTCGTATGCGCCGGGACAACCACGAACAAGGTTGGGCCTCCTCCTTTAACATCGCCAGCCTGGTAAGGGGTTGTCGGGAAAGAGCGTCGGCGACTACGTTCTGCTTTCCGGGTCGATATCGCACGTCGTATTGGTATTGTTGCAGCTCTAAAGCCCAACATGCCACACGTCCATGTGGTGATTCTAGTGAATTCAACCACTTGAGTGCCAGATGGTCGGTGACGACCTCGAATCGATAACCCTCCAGATAGCAACGAAGTTTCCTGATGGCCCAGATCACTGCGAGACATTCCTTCTCGTTGGCGGAGTAGTTCTCCTCCGCTTTGTTGAGCCGTCGACTAACATAGGATATCACACGTTCTTGACCGTCGATTTCTTGAGTCAGGACTGCTCCGATTCCTACGTTGCTAGCGTCAGTTTGTAGCACGAACTACACGTGGAAGTCCGGGCATGCTAGCACAGGGGCGGTGGTCAAAAGGGTTTTTAATTCATCGAACGCGACTTGCTGCTCTTCGCCCCATGTCCACTTTCGCCCCTTTTTGAGGAGTTGTGACATGGGTTGCACCACCGTAGCAAAGTTAGGGACAAATCTGCTGTACCAAGACGCCATGCCGATGCACTGGCGTAATTCTTTCAGGTTCGACGGGGGAGTTAATTCTCGGACAGCTGCCACCTTGCTGGGATCCGTGTGGATCCCCTCCTCACTGATCACATGTCCTAAGTAGGTTATTTTTCGCTGGAAGAATGCGCATTTTTCGTGGTTTATACGTAGGTTCGCCCGCCGGAGTCTTTTGAACACTTCTCTAAGGTGCTTAGTGTGTTCCTCTAGGGAGTTCCCGACCACCGCAATATCGTCCAAGTATGCGAAGGCGAAAGGTTCCATGTCGACTCCGATCACGGAGTCCAAGGTACGCTGGAATGTCGCCGGGGCCGAATGTAGTCCAAATGGCATCACTCGCCATTGATACAGGCCGCGTCCTGGTACGGTGAAAGCAGTGGCCTCTCGACTTCCCGTAGCCATCGGTATCTGCCAGTAGCCGTTCTTAAGGTCCAGCGTGGATATGAATTTCGCGTGTCGTAGGCGTTCCAGGATGTAGGTAATCCTCGGAAGGGGGTATGCATCAGGAACTGATCGCTCGTTGAGTTGTCGGTAGTCCACGCACATCCGCCATTGTccattcttcttcttcactaGTACGATTGGGGCACTGTGAGGACTATAGGAAGGCTCGATTAGCCCATCCTCCAGCAATTGATCGACCTGTTCGTCGATGATCCTTCGCATGGCTGGGTTCTTAGGAAAATAACGCTGTTTGATAGGCCGCTCGTCGCGCAGCGTTATAATGTGTTCCGCGATTGAGGTTACTCCGGTCATCCCGTCAAACTTGGGGAGTTCCTCTTGTAGGAATCCTTGAATGCTTGGCGCAATGTCTGCGGGCCATGGGGAAGGTCCTTGTTCGTCTGTGTCGGACCCCATCTCGAGGGCTGGAGAGGACGTTTGAAGTCGAAAGTCCTGGAGATGGGTCGTGTCATAGACACTCGGTCCCCTTGTGTCTGGAACGGCAGGAATTACACTGGACAAGGTGACCGGGAGCGGAATTGGGGCAGCAGGGTTGTGCCTTGTAAGCCGGGGACGGGGTCTAGGAGTCGGTCGGGGCATTGGATCTGCCTCTGCGCATGTTAGTTTCCGTGGAACTGGAGAAGGGGGTGTCGCCAGGGTAGGCCCGGGGTGCGAAGCTTGATGGCACAAAGGTGTTTTCATCGGTACTAACGAGGTATCTAAACGAATCTGGGCTGTACCGCAGCAAATCGTTGTCTCTATGGAACAGAGGAAATCCAGGCCCAGTATCACGGGCTCAAGGATATGTGGCAGGACTAGGAAGGCTACGCGAACTTCTTGATTCTTCAGGCGGACACGCGCTGTGAGCGTCTTCGTGACCTCCCGCACGGAGCCGTCAGCGAGACGAATTCGCGAGTCCCTAGCCAATGTGTTCTCGGGGGTGCTAAGTCGTGCGGCCAATTCTTCGTTGATGAAACTCGTGGTGGCACCGGTATCCACAGTTCCCTCGGTGGGCATGCCTTCGATCTGGATCTTGGCCACGATTCTCGCAACGGTTAGATGCATCGTTGGGGTTACTGGCGGGTCGTGGTGTCTATCGTCCTCTGCTCCTCCCGCCGGGGTAGAGGGCGATGACCGTTTACCGTCCCGTTGTTCCGACAGCAATGGATCGTGCGTATGTCTCGTTTGCCGCAGTCCCAACAGAATATCACGGCAGGATTCTGACATGCTGCCTGTACATGTCCTGGTTCCGCGCATCGTCGGCAAACCCGGGCTACATCCGGCACTGAAGTTTGTCCTGTGGGAGTGTTCCGAACTGGTGGTTGGCGGGGCCTGTCCTCGGAAAGGGTTATGCCACGTCGGTGGAGTCTGTGTTGGCGGGTATGCCTCGCGGCGGCCCGGTGCCGGGGGTGAGATGGCAGTCACCGTCGCCAGTGAGGTCCGTGGCTGGATTCGATCCTGTATGTATTCGAACTCCGTGGCCAACTGGATCAGTTGGGGAAGACTTGTGATCTCGTGTCGACGGGCGTAGTACTGGTATTCGGGGCGGGCGTTGTCGTAGATTCGGTCCAACTCTTGCGTCGTACTGTAATCAGCATGGTGCATGAGGAACCGAATTTCCGTTACGAAATCCTTGAAGGATTCGTTTTCTCGCTGTTTACGCTCTTCTAACCGTTCAAAATACCGCGTGGGCAAGAAAAACGCGAGAAATTCCTTACGGAACTCCGACCAAGGGACTGCGCTCAGCCCACTGGCTCGGAACCAACGCGCGGCACTATCCACCAAGCCTTCGGCCATACTCCTTGGCAATGCATCGACCGAGATCCCGTATGCCTGAGCCCGTTCCTCCAATGCCTCGACAAAAGTCAACGGATCACCCTGACCGTCGAATTGGATTCCCCATTTCCGAGTTCGATCCAGGTGGGTGTCGTATGGTCCATGGCTTA is a window from the Drosophila nasuta strain 15112-1781.00 unplaced genomic scaffold, ASM2355853v1 ctg28_pilon, whole genome shotgun sequence genome containing:
- the LOC132797861 gene encoding LOW QUALITY PROTEIN: uncharacterized protein LOC132797861 (The sequence of the model RefSeq protein was modified relative to this genomic sequence to represent the inferred CDS: deleted 2 bases in 2 codons; substituted 1 base at 1 genomic stop codon), yielding MIYTRPRTPHPDAQATTSGLSQQFLHAPPVTLPKTEVRTTSHAPVLTSTPATSSLHRPIPPALVSEPQPNPITANLSHGPYDTHLDRTRKWGIQFDGQGDPLTFVEALEERAQAYGISVDALPRSMAEGLVDSAARWFRASGLSAVPWSEFRKEFLAFFLPTRYFERLEERKQRENESFKDFVTEIRFLMHHADYSTTQELDRIYDNARPEYQYYARRHEITSLPQLIQLATEFEYIQDRIQPRTSLATVTAISPPAPGRREAYPPTQTPPTWHNPFRGQAPPTTSSEHSHRTNFSAGCSPGLPTMRGTRTCTGSMSESCRDILLGLRQTRHTHDPLLSEQRDGKRSSPSTPAGGAEDDRHHDPPVTPTMHLTVARIVAKIQIEGMPTEGTVDTGATTSFINEELAARLSTPENTLARDSRIRLADGSVREVTKTLTARVRLKNQEVRVAFLVLPHILEPVILGLDFLCSIETTICCGTAQIRLDTSLVPMKTPLCHQASHPGPTLATPPSPVPRKLTCAEADPMPRPTPRPRPRLTRHNPAAPIPLPVTLSSVIPAVPDTRGPSVYDTTHLQDFRLQTSSPALEMGSDTDEQGPSPWPADIAPSIQGFLQEELPKFDGMTGVTSIAEHIITLRDERPIKQRYFPKNPAMRRIIDEQVDQLLEDGLIEPSYSPHSAPIVLVKKKNGQWRMCVDYRQLNERSVPDAYPLPRITYILERLRHAKFISTLDLKNGYWQIPMATGSREATAFTVPGRGLYQWRVMPFGLHSAPATFQRTLDSVIGVDMEPFAFAYLDDIAVVGNSLEEHTKHLREVFKRLRRANLRINHEKCAFFQRKITYLGHVISEEGIHTDPSKVAAVRELTPPSNLKELRQCIGMASWYSRFVPNFATVVQPMSQLLKKGRKWTWGEEQQVAFDELKTLLTTAPVLACPDFHVXFVLQTDASNVGIGAVLTQEIDGQERVISYVSRRLNKAEENYSANEKECLAVIWAIRKLRCYLEGYRFEVVTDHLALKWLNSLESPHGRVACWALELQQYQYDVRYRPGKQNVVADALSRQPLTRLAMLKEEAQPCSWLSRRIRQVSEEPQRFPDYTIMDGQLFRHIVHRSDDFDDVAWKLCVPRAMRPRVLHECHDQPAAGHLGVRKTILRISQRYYWPGMHRDVKKHVRQCLSCQKFKTSKQKPAGPMHTRPAEEPFAVIGADFVGPLPRSKQGNTLLLVFFDLFSKRVELVPLRRATTASLQRAFRERILAHFGVPRRFVCDNGTQFTSRSFKAFLKIAGVDLQHTAPYSPHENPTERANRAIKTMISQLIDGQQNQWDELLPEITLAINSSVSESTGYSPAFLVQGREPRLPGGLYDEVTPVAPRELEDPGNKAKRLQEIFTIVRGNLNQASHDQSRITTYAGGNGDLLWAEKCFCGNTTSPTLPTQTSSAYTTTNQKRVANIADLREFQEQRPDSEAEDFESDTSGTAIKP